A genome region from Danio aesculapii chromosome 2, fDanAes4.1, whole genome shotgun sequence includes the following:
- the ftr16 gene encoding finTRIM family, member 16 has protein sequence MAESSISVAQDEFSCSVCLDLLKDPVTIPCGHSYCMSCISGCWDQDEQKGVYSCPQCRQTFTPRPTLGKNTILAEVLEKLKKTKLQAARPAQCYSESADVECDVCTGDKNKAVKSCLECLNSYCQNHLEQHESFFRGKKHNLMDATGRLQEMICPQHEKLLEIFCRTDQRCICLLCVVDEHKNHETVSAVVERTDKQRKLEEARRTNLQKIQKKLEECEELRAAVESHKRSAQAAVDDTERIFTELIHSIERSHSEVTQLIRDQEKAAVSGAEGRLERLEQEIGDLRRRDAELEQLSHTDHHINFLQSFQSLSAPPGSTDSSSITVSSRLSFDDVGKSVSCLREKLEQFCREEIEILSKKVKYTECVFTPEPKTWKELLQYSHQFTLDANTMHTCLSLSGDNRIITETDSDQQYPDHPDRFDSLLQVLCRESVCGRCYWEVEWSGRGVGISVSYKTISRKGRGDECAFGYNDQSWSLYCFPSSYCKYSFCHNYTETELPVVSISSRIGVHVDHSAGTLSFYSVSDTMSLIHRVHTTFTQPLYPGFRVYGSVKLCDTRK, from the exons ATGGCAGAATCCAGTATTTCAGTGGCTCAGGATGAATTCAGCTGTTCAGTCTGTCTGGATCTACTAAAAGATCCAGTGACTATTCCCTGTGGACACAGTTACtgtatgagctgtatttcaggcTGCTGGGATCAGGATGAGCAGAAGGGAGTCTACAGCTGCCCTCAGTGCAGACAGACCTTCACTCCAAGACCTACTTTAGGGAAAAACACCATACTGGCTGAAGTGCTGGAGAAACTCAAGAAGACCAAACTACAAGCTGCTCGTCCTGCTCAGTGTTACTCTGAATCTGCAGATGTGGAGTGTGATGTTTGTACTGGAGACAAAAATAAAGCCGTCAAATCCTGTCTGGAGTGTCTGAACTCTTACTGTCAAAATCATCTTGAACAACACGAGAGTTTCTTCAGAGGTAAAAAACACAATCTGATGGACGCCACTGGACGACTGCAGGAGATGATCTGCCCTCAACATGAGAAACTACTGGAGATTTTCTGTCGTACTGATCAGCGCTGTATTTGTCTTCTGTGTGTTGTGGATGAACACAAAAACCATGAGACTGTATCAGCTGTGGTAGAAAGGACTGATAAACAG AGAAAATTGGAGGAGGCACGGAGAACAAACCTACAGAAAATCCAGAAGAAACTGGAGGAGTGTGAGGAGCTGAGGGCGGCTGTAGAGTCTCACAAG CGCTCTGCACAGGCAGCAGTGGACGACACTGAGAGGATCTTTACTGAGCTCATCCACTCCATTGAGAGAAGCCACTCTGAGGTGACGCAGCTGATCAGAGATCAGGAAAAGGCTGCAGTGAGTGGAGCTGAAGGACGACTGGAGCGACTGGAACAGGAAATTGGTGATTTGAGGAGGAGAGACGCTGAGCTGGAGCAGCTTTCACACACAGACCATCACATCAATTTTCTTCAG AGTTTCCAGTCTCTCTCTGCTCCTCCTGGATCTACAGACTCGTCCAGCATCACTGTCAGCTCTCGTCTCTCTTTTGATGATGTTGGTAAATCCGTCTCTTGTCTGCGAGAGAAACTGGAGCAATTTTGCAGAGAGGAGATAGAAATTCTATCCAAAAAGG TAAAATACACTGAATGTGTATTTACTCCTGAACCCAAGACATGGAAGGAGCTTCTACAAT ATTCTCATCAATTCACTCTGGATGCAAATACCATGCATACATGCCTCAGTTTGTCTGGGGATAACAGAATAATTACTGAAACTGACTCAGACCAACAGTATCCTGACCATCCAGACAGATTCGATAGTTTGCTTCAGGTGTTAtgtagagagagtgtgtgtggacgctgttactgggaggtgGAGTGGAGCGGTAGAGGAGTGggtatatcagtgtcatataagaccATCAGCAGGAAGGGACGGGGTGATGAATGTGCGTTTGGATATAAtgatcagtcctggagtttgtaTTGCTTTCCCTCTAGTTATTGCAAATACTCATTCTGTCACAATTACACTGAGACTGAACTGCCAGTGGTTTCCATCTCGTCTAGAATAGGAGTGcatgtggatcacagtgcaggaactctgtccTTCTACAGCGTCTctgacacaatgagcctcattcACAGAGTCCACACCACATTCACTCAGCCGCTCTACCCTGGGTTTAGAGTTTATGGGTCAGTGAAATTATGTGATACtagaaaataa